The Nitrospira tepida genome includes a window with the following:
- a CDS encoding MFS transporter, which translates to MRSHPPHDRSRGWQLVTTRNFGLLWWGQVTSQIGEGLNKVALLWFVYELTGSALKMTMVGLLQTVPPLVFGPLIGVYLDRLSKKRVMMWVDAIRSVLTFLIPALYAADLLTLPGLYVLIFATSVVSTVFGPALVSSVPLLVREAELVSANALIQGTNNIGMLIGPAVSGLMIALIGADNVLYVNSLTFLISTICLIPIRMDERLQKSVSDTGASVTIFQELMTGFRFVFGNQSTIFPLAVISALYNLGTSAFVFVLPVYAKELLQVGPVQLGWIWSALGIGMLVASTWLAWRRHCDPQHRLRIVVRGMTLGGLALCTLGLLETPLIAGALVVIVGGSTAVLNPVVWALLQEQTPSHLMGRVLTTFSTGSMAAAMAGMTGFGFVADTVGPAASLIGLGLVLLLTAVVALQIARHTTARHAAAMSPAVS; encoded by the coding sequence ATGCGATCCCATCCCCCACATGATCGAAGCAGAGGTTGGCAGCTCGTAACGACCAGGAACTTCGGCCTGCTCTGGTGGGGACAAGTGACTTCTCAGATCGGGGAGGGGTTGAACAAGGTCGCGTTGCTCTGGTTCGTGTACGAACTGACCGGGTCCGCACTCAAGATGACCATGGTGGGGTTGCTGCAAACGGTTCCGCCGTTGGTATTCGGGCCTTTGATCGGCGTCTACCTCGATCGGCTGTCCAAGAAGCGCGTCATGATGTGGGTGGACGCGATCCGCTCGGTCTTAACCTTTTTGATCCCGGCCCTCTATGCCGCCGATTTGCTGACGCTCCCCGGTCTGTATGTCCTGATCTTCGCCACATCTGTCGTCTCAACGGTCTTTGGACCAGCCCTCGTCTCCTCCGTCCCGTTGCTGGTCCGCGAAGCCGAACTCGTGTCGGCCAACGCGCTCATCCAGGGCACCAACAACATCGGCATGTTGATCGGGCCGGCCGTGAGCGGCCTGATGATCGCGTTGATCGGCGCGGACAATGTCCTGTACGTGAATTCCTTGACCTTCTTGATTTCCACGATCTGTCTGATCCCGATCCGCATGGACGAGCGCCTCCAGAAGTCCGTGTCCGACACAGGCGCCTCCGTGACAATATTCCAGGAGTTGATGACCGGGTTCCGCTTCGTGTTCGGCAACCAGTCGACGATTTTCCCCCTCGCGGTGATCTCCGCCCTGTATAATCTCGGGACGAGCGCCTTCGTGTTCGTCCTGCCGGTCTATGCCAAGGAGTTGCTCCAGGTCGGACCGGTTCAGCTCGGGTGGATCTGGTCGGCGTTGGGCATCGGCATGCTCGTGGCCTCCACCTGGCTGGCCTGGAGACGCCATTGCGATCCTCAACATCGATTGCGCATCGTGGTCCGGGGAATGACGCTAGGAGGATTGGCGCTGTGCACGCTCGGTCTGTTGGAGACGCCGCTGATCGCGGGCGCGCTCGTGGTCATCGTCGGGGGCAGCACGGCGGTGCTCAACCCCGTGGTATGGGCCCTGTTGCAGGAACAGACTCCTTCGCACCTGATGGGGCGGGTGTTGACGACGTTCAGCACCGGCTCCATGGCCGCCGCGATGGCAGGGATGACCGGATTCGGGTTCGTCGCCGATACCGTCGGACCGGCCGCCAGCCTGATCGGCCTCGGGCTCGTGCTGTTGTTGACCGCCGTCGTCGCTCTCCAAATCGCCCGCCACACCACGGCACGTCACGCGGCGGCCATGAGCCCGGCCGTCTCATGA
- a CDS encoding FKBP-type peptidyl-prolyl cis-trans isomerase, with translation MNCRPHHRARTNRLSILFVLIAAICAACAWVTWLERPAVAADQATIEEGATVTFSYSFTVPGTVPTIYSDVGTFVQGKHQILPVVERELAGLHPGDEKTVEVTPEEGFGPYDEQKKANVPRASLPEGVKEGDVVEDQNGRVATITTISDTGAVMDYNHPLAGKRFVMQIKVLKVEKPS, from the coding sequence ATGAACTGCCGACCCCATCATCGAGCCAGAACAAACCGGTTGTCCATCCTGTTTGTGTTGATCGCAGCCATCTGCGCGGCTTGCGCATGGGTGACCTGGCTGGAAAGACCGGCCGTTGCCGCGGACCAGGCGACGATTGAGGAGGGCGCGACGGTCACCTTCTCCTACAGTTTTACGGTCCCCGGAACCGTTCCGACGATCTATAGCGACGTCGGCACCTTCGTTCAGGGCAAGCATCAAATTCTTCCGGTCGTGGAGCGAGAGTTGGCGGGCCTGCATCCGGGCGATGAAAAAACCGTGGAGGTGACGCCCGAAGAAGGGTTTGGGCCCTACGACGAACAGAAAAAAGCGAACGTCCCTCGCGCGTCCTTACCCGAAGGGGTCAAGGAAGGTGATGTGGTGGAAGACCAGAACGGCCGCGTCGCCACCATCACGACGATCTCGGACACAGGCGCCGTGATGGACTACAACCATCCGCTGGCCGGCAAGCGGTTCGTGATGCAGATCAAGGTGCTGAAAGTCGAGAAGCCGTCGTAA